The Bacillus sp. Y1 genome has a window encoding:
- a CDS encoding HD-GYP domain-containing protein translates to MEKEHLTVQEIDDILEKLGNEDKDQIRYGYSNKEAIKNITAKINQASKQVELIFSNLMLGEELNINTLEKEILPVISQASEIPHIYHLFYELNKTEEYTYTHTIGVGIISLMIGKWLKLSDVELRELAIGATLHDIGKTRINPFILNKKGKLTKEEYEEVQLHSSYGYEILRKIDQLSDRVALVALHHHEREDGRGYPKGLVGNQIDLYSKIVAIADMFHAMLSRRAYQEPLPYYTALRQLQDHAFGKLDANITLLFLYKLMDSIIGRSVMLSDGSIGKIIMVDRYDPLRTLVQVNDQIIDLKMNRELNIEKVVNDE, encoded by the coding sequence ATGGAGAAAGAGCATTTAACTGTTCAAGAGATTGATGATATTCTTGAAAAATTAGGAAATGAGGACAAGGACCAAATACGATATGGCTACTCAAATAAAGAGGCAATAAAAAACATTACCGCAAAAATTAATCAAGCATCAAAGCAAGTGGAATTGATTTTTTCTAATTTAATGCTGGGTGAAGAATTAAATATAAATACGTTAGAGAAAGAAATCCTTCCTGTAATATCTCAAGCTTCAGAAATCCCTCATATTTATCACTTATTTTATGAATTAAACAAAACGGAAGAATATACATACACACATACCATTGGTGTAGGAATTATCTCCTTGATGATTGGTAAATGGTTAAAGCTCTCTGATGTTGAACTGAGAGAATTAGCAATCGGAGCGACATTGCATGATATAGGGAAGACAAGGATTAATCCTTTTATTTTAAATAAAAAAGGAAAGCTTACAAAGGAAGAATACGAGGAAGTGCAGCTTCATTCTAGTTATGGATATGAAATCCTTCGTAAGATTGATCAGTTAAGCGACCGTGTGGCTCTCGTTGCACTTCATCATCATGAACGGGAGGACGGAAGGGGATATCCTAAGGGGTTAGTAGGTAATCAAATTGATTTGTATTCCAAAATTGTCGCGATAGCTGATATGTTTCATGCGATGTTATCTAGACGTGCTTATCAAGAGCCTCTGCCTTATTATACGGCATTAAGACAGCTCCAAGATCATGCATTTGGAAAGTTAGATGCTAATATTACGCTTTTATTCCTGTATAAATTAATGGACAGTATTATCGGTCGATCGGTTATGCTGAGTGACGGAAGTATTGGGAAAATCATAATGGTTGATCGGTATGACCCTCTCCGGACTCTTGTGCAAGTAAATGATCAAATCATTGACCTCAAAATGAATCGTGAGTTAAATATTGAGAAAGTCGTAAACGATGAATAA
- the cspD gene encoding cold-shock protein CspD — translation MQNGKVKWFNNEKGFGFIEVEGGDDVFVHFSAIQGEGFKSLEEGQEVSFEIVEGNRGPQASNVVKL, via the coding sequence ATGCAAAATGGTAAAGTAAAATGGTTTAACAATGAAAAAGGCTTTGGATTCATCGAAGTTGAAGGTGGAGACGACGTATTCGTACATTTCTCGGCAATCCAAGGTGAAGGCTTTAAGTCATTAGAAGAAGGTCAAGAAGTTTCTTTTGAAATCGTTGAAGGAAACCGTGGACCACAAGCTTCTAACGTAGTTAAGCTATAA
- a CDS encoding zinc-finger domain-containing protein, whose translation MLSRQQILREVEELMGRYCKECFLHKHHKDEKGRRYAHRFCITDCTVGEKIKEMGKRLT comes from the coding sequence ATGCTGAGTAGGCAACAAATATTACGAGAAGTAGAAGAATTAATGGGACGTTATTGTAAGGAATGTTTCCTACATAAGCATCACAAAGATGAAAAGGGGAGAAGATACGCACATCGATTTTGTATTACTGATTGTACAGTTGGGGAGAAAATAAAAGAGATGGGAAAAAGACTGACTTGA
- a CDS encoding reverse transcriptase-like protein, which yields MKYKLEYKYKIKNIDPVALTSNDFLSAEDAITAGDELEKTGKVLDLEFHDEMGSTWTLKEMKKLSEEIEEEPHDVIVYFDGGHDINSNRAGIGAVIYYKQGKKKFRLRANEVIDEMETNNEAEYAALYFALDLLEELGVTKLPCDIKGDSQVVLKQLEGEWPCYEENLNRWLDRIEEKIKKLGLLPRYEAISRKDNKESDKLATQALEGKSIHSKMQVI from the coding sequence ATGAAATATAAATTAGAGTATAAATATAAAATAAAAAATATTGATCCAGTAGCTTTAACTTCTAATGATTTCTTGTCAGCTGAGGATGCGATAACCGCTGGTGACGAGCTTGAGAAAACTGGAAAAGTACTTGATTTAGAATTTCATGATGAGATGGGCTCAACGTGGACCCTTAAGGAAATGAAAAAGTTATCGGAAGAAATTGAGGAGGAACCCCATGATGTTATTGTCTATTTTGACGGTGGACATGACATAAACAGCAATCGGGCAGGTATTGGTGCGGTTATTTATTATAAACAAGGAAAAAAGAAATTCCGTCTTCGTGCAAATGAAGTAATTGATGAGATGGAGACAAACAATGAAGCGGAATATGCAGCTTTGTACTTTGCTCTTGATCTACTAGAAGAGCTTGGGGTAACTAAGCTTCCTTGTGATATTAAAGGAGATTCACAGGTGGTTCTGAAACAATTAGAAGGAGAATGGCCGTGTTACGAGGAAAATTTAAATCGCTGGCTTGATCGGATAGAAGAAAAAATAAAAAAACTAGGCTTACTTCCTCGTTATGAAGCGATCTCTAGAAAAGATAATAAAGAAAGTGATAAGTTGGCGACTCAAGCTTTAGAAGGTAAGTCTATTCATAGTAAAATGCAGGTGATTTAA
- a CDS encoding reverse transcriptase-like protein — protein MIEVYIDGASAGNPGPSGAGIFIKANGKVERYSIPLGVMSNHEAEYYAFIEALKICKKNGYQVVSFRTDSELVSRAVEKEFVKNKQFAPLLEEALTLSKDFDLFFMKWIPSSENKSADELARAAIRKKETIKENEDI, from the coding sequence ATGATTGAAGTATACATTGATGGCGCTAGTGCTGGCAATCCAGGGCCTAGTGGAGCTGGTATTTTTATTAAAGCGAATGGCAAAGTTGAACGCTATTCTATCCCATTAGGTGTAATGAGCAACCATGAAGCTGAATATTATGCTTTTATTGAAGCATTAAAAATATGTAAAAAAAATGGATATCAAGTAGTCTCCTTTCGGACGGACTCAGAACTGGTAAGTCGAGCAGTTGAAAAGGAATTTGTAAAAAATAAGCAATTTGCTCCTTTACTTGAAGAAGCATTAACTCTTTCTAAAGATTTTGATTTATTTTTTATGAAATGGATTCCCAGTTCAGAAAATAAATCAGCAGATGAACTCGCCCGAGCAGCTATTCGAAAAAAAGAAACCATCAAGGAGAACGAGGACATATGA
- a CDS encoding DMT family transporter, producing MKKSLFADISLLMVALVWGSTFVLVQNAIASLPPNAFNAIRFFIAALILGGWLVIFERKQLLQLNRFILTSGILLGGWLFAGYAFQTVGLLYTSSSKAGFITGLSVVLVPLFSLFLLKQKPTRNALIGVGIATIGLYLLTLTDITSLNRGDAFVLACAVGFAMHIIFTGRYSEKFPTLLLTVIQIFTVSILSGLLALFTEDYSLAFRLDILGQQDVLVALLITSVFATAIAFFAQTSFQKYTTPTRVALIFAMEPVFAAITAYVWADERLTSNALLGCICIFAGMIFAELPVKKKPSTYTENKQAI from the coding sequence ATGAAAAAGTCATTATTTGCAGACATTAGTTTACTTATGGTTGCCCTTGTGTGGGGTTCAACTTTTGTGCTCGTTCAAAATGCGATTGCATCCTTACCACCAAACGCGTTTAATGCCATTCGTTTTTTTATCGCTGCTCTTATTCTTGGCGGATGGCTAGTGATATTTGAACGCAAACAACTACTACAACTCAATCGATTCATCCTTACATCTGGTATATTACTCGGAGGCTGGCTATTTGCGGGATACGCTTTTCAAACAGTTGGATTGCTTTATACGTCATCCTCTAAGGCTGGATTCATCACCGGACTAAGCGTTGTACTCGTTCCGCTCTTTTCTCTATTTTTACTGAAACAAAAGCCAACAAGAAACGCTTTAATCGGAGTAGGAATTGCAACGATTGGATTATATCTACTAACTTTAACAGATATAACATCATTAAATCGAGGTGATGCATTTGTCCTCGCATGTGCCGTTGGTTTTGCCATGCATATAATCTTCACGGGTAGGTACAGTGAAAAATTCCCCACTTTGTTGCTGACTGTTATTCAAATTTTCACAGTGTCTATTTTGTCAGGTTTGTTAGCTTTATTTACTGAAGATTATTCTTTAGCCTTTCGTCTAGATATTCTAGGACAACAAGATGTACTAGTTGCTTTACTTATTACTTCTGTATTCGCAACAGCTATAGCCTTTTTTGCTCAAACAAGCTTTCAAAAATATACGACTCCAACAAGAGTTGCCTTAATTTTTGCCATGGAGCCTGTGTTCGCTGCCATTACTGCTTATGTTTGGGCCGATGAAAGACTAACATCCAATGCGTTACTAGGCTGTATATGTATCTTTGCAGGAATGATCTTTGCCGAACTGCCAGTGAAAAAAAAGCCTTCCACATATACCGAAAATAAACAAGCGATATAA
- a CDS encoding DUF6123 family protein, whose amino-acid sequence MSTEEYVSHLLDKGFLLKDDAIGFIYFGKNYTGASDELANVAIEVTLKAQKSFDGSFYVSLLEWLMANQIKTKKEAYQFIREAELLTI is encoded by the coding sequence TTGAGTACGGAAGAGTACGTAAGTCATTTATTAGACAAAGGATTCCTTCTAAAGGATGATGCGATTGGCTTTATTTATTTTGGAAAAAATTATACCGGTGCTTCTGATGAACTAGCAAATGTGGCGATTGAAGTCACACTAAAGGCTCAAAAAAGCTTTGATGGTAGCTTTTATGTGTCTCTACTTGAATGGCTTATGGCAAATCAAATTAAAACGAAAAAAGAGGCTTATCAATTTATAAGAGAAGCCGAGCTGCTGACAATATAA
- a CDS encoding divergent PAP2 family protein → MNKGVYIAISSIALAQGLKIPIHYWKKKEFRPDLFFQTGGMPSSHSAGVASLTTYIALKRGLPTIDFALSLVYGLIVMYDAQGIRRQTGELTLKVNDLDDLLDKVNHEKPVHFEEKAPDKLKEMLGHKPEEVVGGALLGVLTGTLGYLMDRKR, encoded by the coding sequence GTGAATAAAGGTGTCTATATAGCGATTTCAAGTATAGCTTTAGCACAGGGATTGAAAATTCCCATTCATTATTGGAAGAAGAAGGAGTTCAGACCGGATTTGTTTTTTCAAACAGGTGGGATGCCTAGCTCCCATTCCGCAGGTGTCGCTTCCTTAACAACATATATTGCCTTAAAGCGTGGTTTACCGACCATTGATTTTGCTCTGTCTCTTGTTTATGGATTAATTGTTATGTATGATGCACAGGGAATAAGAAGGCAAACGGGTGAGCTAACTTTAAAAGTGAATGACTTGGATGATTTACTTGATAAAGTGAATCATGAAAAACCCGTGCATTTTGAAGAAAAGGCCCCAGATAAATTGAAGGAAATGCTTGGTCATAAGCCAGAAGAAGTAGTGGGTGGAGCGCTTCTTGGGGTACTAACCGGGACTTTAGGCTATTTAATGGATAGAAAAAGATAG
- the sspL gene encoding small, acid-soluble spore protein L encodes MGGKNSHTNRGTKAPGVNPQGYGQDAEFTPNPKSKLENRAKKSNTKI; translated from the coding sequence ATGGGAGGAAAAAACTCACATACAAACCGTGGTACAAAAGCTCCTGGTGTGAATCCTCAAGGATATGGACAGGATGCTGAATTTACACCGAATCCGAAAAGTAAATTAGAAAATAGAGCTAAGAAAAGCAATACTAAGATTTAA
- a CDS encoding 5'-3' exonuclease yields MTNQSTDRSLLLVDGMALLFRAFFATSVSGQFMINSKGIPTNGVHGFVKHFLTAISTFNPSHVVVCWDMGSKTFRNEMFSDYKANRSDAPVELIPQFDLVKEVVSAFDIPNIGLEGYEADDCIGTIAKSSMNDFEVSILTGDRDILQLLDERIKVILLQKGFGNYAVHTPDSFYTEKGILPKQMIDVKALMGDPSDNYPGVKGIGEKTALKLVQQFEHVEGIVSNLQLLTKAQKTKIEQDLDMLYLSRKLAEIKCDVPISFSHEESVFQFNQEKVLTKFKEVEFRGLDRLLPDQQILA; encoded by the coding sequence ATGACAAACCAATCTACAGATCGTTCCCTTTTACTTGTTGATGGAATGGCACTATTATTTCGTGCGTTTTTTGCAACAAGTGTATCGGGTCAATTTATGATAAATTCTAAAGGAATACCAACAAATGGTGTTCATGGTTTTGTGAAACATTTTTTAACGGCGATATCAACCTTTAACCCAAGCCATGTAGTTGTTTGCTGGGATATGGGAAGCAAAACATTTCGAAATGAAATGTTTTCTGATTATAAAGCAAATCGCTCAGATGCTCCCGTTGAATTGATCCCGCAGTTTGATTTAGTCAAGGAAGTAGTTAGTGCATTTGACATTCCTAATATCGGGTTAGAAGGGTATGAGGCAGACGATTGTATCGGAACAATTGCCAAGTCTTCGATGAACGACTTTGAGGTTAGCATATTAACAGGAGATCGTGATATTCTCCAATTGTTAGATGAGCGAATTAAGGTCATATTGCTGCAAAAAGGCTTTGGGAATTATGCCGTTCATACCCCTGACTCCTTCTATACAGAGAAGGGAATTCTCCCGAAGCAAATGATTGATGTAAAAGCGTTGATGGGAGATCCTAGTGATAATTATCCAGGTGTAAAAGGAATTGGTGAAAAAACAGCCCTTAAGTTAGTTCAACAATTTGAGCATGTTGAAGGGATTGTTTCGAATTTACAATTGCTTACTAAAGCGCAAAAAACGAAAATAGAGCAGGATTTGGACATGCTTTATTTAAGCAGAAAGCTTGCTGAAATCAAATGTGATGTTCCGATTTCCTTCTCACACGAGGAATCAGTATTCCAATTCAACCAGGAGAAGGTTCTAACAAAGTTTAAAGAGGTTGAGTTTAGAGGGCTGGATCGTTTATTACCAGACCAGCAAATATTAGCGTAA
- a CDS encoding MFS transporter: protein MISSGYTVTKKKKTDYTQMLVPIAIILILGSIFIALFFLAPIQFLLYKPSGEWFFEPPKNAYYAFIGGILLVAAMLIGTAIVIYKDKMTKGMKGFITVGYLLSVLIFVLSLNQYHYANQSGIVINRFLSFEDEKYTWADITYAEEQAIVKNGIMSSGTLTLTFANDKSYTFLLNENVRKAKIAMYYELEKKGIEVKRTQ, encoded by the coding sequence ATGATTTCTAGTGGATATACTGTTACAAAAAAGAAAAAAACAGACTACACTCAAATGTTAGTTCCGATAGCCATTATTTTAATTCTTGGATCTATCTTTATTGCCTTGTTTTTTCTTGCTCCAATCCAATTTTTGCTTTATAAGCCAAGTGGAGAGTGGTTTTTTGAGCCTCCTAAAAATGCTTATTATGCCTTTATTGGTGGAATCCTTCTTGTAGCTGCGATGTTAATAGGAACAGCTATTGTTATCTATAAAGATAAGATGACTAAAGGAATGAAGGGTTTTATAACGGTAGGGTATTTACTAAGTGTGCTAATCTTTGTATTAAGTCTCAACCAATATCATTATGCGAATCAATCAGGTATTGTCATAAATCGCTTTTTAAGCTTTGAAGATGAGAAATATACATGGGCTGACATTACTTACGCAGAAGAACAAGCAATCGTCAAAAACGGAATAATGAGTAGCGGGACACTTACCCTTACTTTTGCAAACGATAAAAGTTATACTTTTTTGTTAAATGAAAATGTAAGGAAAGCAAAAATTGCTATGTACTATGAGTTAGAGAAAAAAGGAATTGAAGTTAAGAGAACACAATAA